From Aquificaceae bacterium, a single genomic window includes:
- a CDS encoding 2Fe-2S iron-sulfur cluster-binding protein yields the protein MSRAKIYVDGIEYEVDRSKPLLQNLLDLGINLPYFCYHPRLKIIGACRMCVVYNEKTGRLMTSCNVYPEEGMSISIQHPVVKENQKYLLQAFMTRHPLDCPICDKAGECDLQNYGALFGPQKQVVPVSALEKERHQLDWESDFLEYYSNRCVVCYRCTRACDDVNGAHALYVEERGFQANIAPTLRPMDTSMCEMCGLCVYVCPVGAIISKPFKYWTRSWLLKRDKTICNICPVGCEIQVEYGTGDWRSKEKVYRTKPTDELNICAKAFFGYDVLNHERLRSPSMFGREETSGNVANFLSMIMKGKPEETLILLSSYMTEEDYSLLRELVKRTGIMVSSTLSFDLMPFLENYGEYKPVSMEEIKDADFYVFIGEDITSTAPVLSYYTRGKVYKIGKVQRDSKFNPVLIEKDHLEKLEGRGVMVFNAVGMQPYEAAEWGTYLKKICGEKGFKLLLLHDSNFLGLIKHIPLDWLSSPSSALQKAKNLIIFGEDLTDYIRIEELEKVFDGLEHLVVFSPFEDGIAQYAQIRIPMAMIGELEGTVETLMGEVKTRRFLQKAFNHTEFLRNLLDYIPEAEKEPVVLKGGPQQIRREVHLYRSNWITRRSENLTRLYEKNTAVMEVLRLGSS from the coding sequence ATGAGCAGAGCAAAGATATACGTTGACGGCATAGAGTATGAGGTGGACAGAAGCAAACCTCTTCTTCAGAACTTGCTTGACCTTGGTATAAACCTTCCTTACTTCTGCTACCATCCACGCCTTAAGATTATCGGCGCCTGTAGAATGTGCGTTGTCTACAACGAAAAGACGGGAAGGCTCATGACATCATGCAACGTATACCCAGAAGAAGGTATGTCCATATCCATCCAGCACCCAGTGGTGAAGGAAAACCAGAAGTATCTTCTTCAGGCCTTTATGACCAGACATCCCCTTGATTGCCCCATATGCGACAAGGCTGGAGAGTGTGACCTTCAGAACTACGGAGCCCTCTTCGGTCCGCAGAAGCAGGTAGTGCCCGTTTCTGCCCTTGAAAAGGAGAGACATCAGCTGGACTGGGAGAGCGACTTTTTAGAGTATTATTCCAACAGGTGTGTAGTGTGCTACAGGTGCACTAGAGCCTGTGATGATGTGAACGGCGCCCATGCCCTCTATGTGGAAGAGAGGGGGTTTCAGGCAAACATAGCTCCAACCCTGAGACCCATGGATACTTCCATGTGTGAAATGTGCGGTCTGTGCGTTTATGTCTGTCCTGTAGGTGCCATAATATCCAAGCCCTTCAAGTACTGGACGAGGAGCTGGCTTTTGAAAAGAGATAAGACCATCTGTAACATATGCCCTGTGGGATGTGAAATTCAGGTAGAGTATGGCACGGGTGACTGGAGGTCAAAGGAGAAGGTTTACAGGACAAAGCCCACCGACGAGTTAAACATATGTGCAAAAGCCTTCTTTGGCTATGATGTGCTCAATCACGAAAGGCTCAGGTCTCCAAGTATGTTTGGCAGGGAGGAGACCAGTGGTAACGTAGCCAATTTCCTCTCTATGATAATGAAGGGGAAGCCAGAAGAAACTCTGATCCTCCTTTCCTCCTACATGACAGAGGAAGACTACAGCCTATTAAGGGAGCTGGTAAAAAGGACAGGCATTATGGTAAGCTCCACACTCTCCTTTGACCTGATGCCTTTCCTTGAGAACTACGGAGAGTACAAACCCGTAAGCATGGAGGAAATCAAAGATGCAGACTTTTATGTCTTCATAGGCGAAGATATAACCTCAACTGCACCCGTTCTTTCCTATTACACAAGGGGGAAAGTCTACAAGATAGGCAAGGTGCAGAGAGACTCAAAGTTTAACCCCGTTCTTATTGAAAAAGACCACCTTGAAAAGCTTGAAGGCAGAGGTGTTATGGTGTTTAACGCCGTGGGCATGCAACCATATGAAGCAGCAGAATGGGGAACATATCTGAAAAAAATCTGTGGGGAAAAGGGCTTTAAGCTCTTGCTTTTGCACGACAGCAACTTTCTTGGACTTATAAAACATATACCCCTTGACTGGCTTTCAAGCCCTTCCAGTGCTCTCCAGAAGGCGAAAAACCTCATAATCTTCGGTGAAGACCTGACGGATTATATAAGGATAGAAGAGCTTGAAAAGGTCTTTGATGGTCTTGAGCATCTTGTGGTCTTCTCACCCTTTGAGGATGGGATTGCCCAGTATGCACAGATAAGGATTCCCATGGCTATGATCGGTGAGCTTGAGGGAACTGTTGAAACCCTAATGGGTGAAGTAAAAACCCGGAGGTTTTTACAGAAAGCCTTCAACCACACGGAATTTCTCAGAAACCTCCTTGATTACATACCAGAGGCAGAGAAGGAGCCTGTGGTCCTCAAGGGAGGGCCTCAGCAGATTCGCAGAGAGGTCCACCTCTACAGAAGCAACTGGATAACGAGAAGGAGCGAAAACCTTACAAGACTGTATGAGAAAAACACTGCGGTTATGGAGGTGCTCAGATTGGGAAGCTCATAA
- a CDS encoding ribonucleoside triphosphate reductase translates to MVGALEEFVEYLGIKQDFETFLYEKGMENSREALITFLQERNLLEAYERWVVERDSINLVERYINLEDWEVRENSNMTYSLQGLNFYITSYVSRTYWLEKVYPKKIRDAHLRGDFHIHDLQVLSVYCVGWDLWDLLLNGFRGVPGKIESRPPRHFTSALGQIVNFLYTLQGESAGAQAFSNFDTLLAPFIRYDRLSYEQVKQAIQEFVYNLNVPTRTGFQAPFTNLTFDLKVSPIYREQAALVGGELKDAVYGEFQEEVDMLNRAFFEVMLEGDAKGRVFTFPIPTYSITKDFDWENPVYEGLWKMSAKYGIPYFANFVNSEMRPEDVRSMCCRLRLDLSKLERKGGSFFGANPLTGSIGVVTVNMPRIGYLSKSEEEFFQRLSELMELAMESLEIKREVLEELTDRGLYPYSKFYLREIKSRFGQYWKNHFSTIGLVGMNEACLNLLGVSIAEPEGRNFAIRVLDFMREKLLEFQKRTGNNYNFEATPAESTAYRLARLDKKLFPDILVANEDNYRKGAEPFYTNSTQLPVDYTDDPFLVLEHQEELQIRYTGGTVIHFFVGERIEDVEALKRFVKKVCEKYRIPYFTITPTFSVCPNHGYISGEHEACPYCGSKTEVYSRVVGYLRPVHQWNEGKREEFRMRKTFRRELIG, encoded by the coding sequence ATGGTGGGTGCTCTGGAAGAGTTTGTGGAATACCTTGGTATCAAACAGGACTTTGAGACCTTTTTATATGAGAAGGGTATGGAGAACTCAAGGGAAGCTCTAATCACATTCCTGCAGGAAAGGAATCTTCTTGAGGCTTATGAGAGATGGGTGGTTGAAAGGGACAGCATAAACCTTGTGGAAAGATACATAAACCTTGAAGACTGGGAGGTAAGGGAAAACAGCAACATGACCTATTCTCTTCAAGGGCTGAACTTTTACATAACCTCTTATGTGAGCAGGACCTATTGGCTTGAGAAGGTTTATCCGAAAAAAATAAGGGATGCACACCTGAGAGGTGATTTTCACATCCATGACCTTCAGGTTCTCAGCGTTTACTGTGTAGGGTGGGACCTCTGGGACCTTCTGCTCAATGGCTTCAGAGGAGTTCCCGGGAAGATTGAGAGCAGACCTCCGAGGCACTTCACCTCCGCCCTCGGTCAAATTGTGAACTTTCTCTACACGCTTCAAGGTGAATCTGCAGGGGCTCAGGCCTTTTCCAACTTTGATACCCTCCTCGCCCCTTTTATAAGGTATGATAGACTCAGCTACGAACAGGTAAAACAGGCAATTCAGGAGTTTGTTTACAACCTGAACGTTCCCACAAGAACTGGCTTTCAGGCGCCTTTTACAAACCTAACTTTTGACCTGAAAGTATCCCCCATATACAGGGAGCAGGCTGCTCTCGTAGGCGGGGAGCTGAAGGATGCGGTATATGGTGAGTTTCAGGAAGAGGTGGATATGCTGAACAGAGCCTTTTTTGAGGTGATGCTGGAGGGGGATGCCAAGGGAAGGGTCTTTACATTCCCCATACCCACCTACAGCATAACAAAGGACTTTGACTGGGAAAATCCCGTATATGAAGGCTTATGGAAGATGAGCGCAAAGTATGGTATTCCTTATTTTGCCAACTTTGTTAACTCTGAGATGAGGCCCGAGGATGTGAGGAGTATGTGCTGCAGGCTCAGGCTAGACCTGAGCAAACTTGAGAGGAAGGGTGGCAGCTTCTTTGGGGCAAACCCTCTCACAGGTTCCATAGGTGTGGTCACCGTAAATATGCCCAGGATTGGTTACCTGTCAAAATCGGAGGAGGAGTTTTTCCAGAGGCTTTCTGAGCTTATGGAGCTTGCCATGGAAAGCCTTGAGATAAAGAGAGAGGTTTTAGAGGAACTTACAGATAGGGGACTATATCCCTACTCAAAGTTTTATCTCAGAGAAATAAAATCCAGATTCGGGCAATATTGGAAGAATCATTTTTCTACCATAGGTCTTGTGGGTATGAACGAGGCGTGTCTTAACCTCCTTGGTGTTTCCATAGCAGAGCCTGAGGGGAGGAACTTTGCCATAAGAGTTCTTGATTTCATGAGGGAGAAGCTCCTTGAGTTTCAAAAAAGGACTGGTAACAACTACAACTTCGAGGCAACACCAGCCGAATCCACCGCTTATAGGCTTGCCAGGCTTGATAAAAAACTCTTCCCTGATATACTTGTGGCAAATGAGGATAACTACAGAAAGGGTGCAGAGCCCTTCTACACAAACTCCACCCAGCTGCCCGTTGACTACACCGACGACCCATTCCTTGTGCTTGAGCATCAGGAGGAGCTTCAGATAAGGTACACGGGCGGAACGGTTATACATTTCTTCGTTGGAGAGAGGATAGAAGATGTGGAAGCACTCAAGAGATTTGTAAAGAAGGTATGTGAAAAATACAGGATTCCCTACTTTACCATAACACCCACCTTCAGCGTCTGTCCGAATCATGGCTATATCTCTGGAGAACATGAAGCCTGTCCATACTGCGGCTCAAAGACAGAGGTGTATTCAAGGGTTGTGGGCTACCTGAGACCAGTTCATCAGTGGAACGAGGGCAAAAGAGAGGAGTTCAGGATGAGAAAAACCTTCAGGAGAGAGCTTATAGGATGA
- a CDS encoding anaerobic ribonucleoside-triphosphate reductase activating protein, producing the protein MKDLAGVSVSSEYPLCLFRVGGFQRFTLIDFPGRPACIVFTQGCNFRCGYCYNVELVLPEKFVPVIPSEEVFSFLKERRGLLEGVVITGGEPTIQRGLEEFAERVKDMGYAIKLDTNGSQPHVLKRLLERGLVDYVAMDVKAPPYKYQEVCGVEVDVDRILESIELIKASGVDYEFRTTVVKEQLNGEDILKIAELLRGSKRYYLQRFIPGKTLDPSFSQKTTYSDEEFSGIIEGIRAYFQECSFR; encoded by the coding sequence ATGAAAGATTTGGCTGGCGTATCTGTGAGTTCTGAGTATCCCCTGTGTCTTTTCAGGGTTGGTGGCTTTCAGAGGTTTACCCTTATAGACTTTCCCGGCAGACCTGCCTGCATAGTCTTCACGCAGGGCTGTAACTTCAGGTGTGGATACTGTTACAATGTGGAGCTCGTCCTGCCAGAGAAATTCGTTCCCGTCATTCCGTCAGAGGAGGTGTTTTCTTTCCTTAAGGAGAGGAGGGGTCTTTTAGAGGGGGTAGTTATAACCGGCGGTGAGCCTACGATTCAGAGGGGTCTAGAGGAGTTTGCTGAAAGGGTTAAGGATATGGGATATGCCATAAAGCTGGATACAAACGGAAGCCAGCCCCATGTCCTGAAAAGACTTCTGGAAAGAGGGCTTGTGGATTATGTAGCCATGGATGTGAAAGCCCCGCCCTACAAATACCAAGAGGTCTGCGGTGTTGAGGTTGATGTGGACAGAATACTGGAAAGCATAGAGCTAATAAAGGCCTCTGGGGTGGATTATGAGTTCAGAACCACCGTTGTCAAAGAACAGCTCAACGGTGAAGACATACTGAAAATAGCAGAGCTTCTGAGAGGCTCAAAAAGGTATTATCTGCAGAGGTTCATACCTGGCAAGACCCTTGACCCCTCTTTCTCCCAAAAGACCACTTACTCAGATGAGGAGTTTTCAGGTATTATAGAAGGTATCAGGGCCTATTTCCAGGAATGCTCCTTCAGATGA
- the dxs gene encoding 1-deoxy-D-xylulose-5-phosphate synthase, whose amino-acid sequence MLEKYELLKEYGGPLDLKGYDYRELERLAEEVRDYLIEVTARNGGHVAPGLGAVELTIALLRVFEAPKDTIVWDIGHQAYPWKILTDRKELFPTLRQYGGISGFLRREESPFDAFGAGHSSTSISAALGFRKAFDLLGEGDRYVVAVIGDGAMTAGMAFEALNNAGHLRPNRFIVILNDNEMSISPNVGAISTYLSKILSGHFVQETRQKVKHLLEHLGSPALRVMKLTEEFLKGLLSPGVIFEELGFNYIGPVNGHDLPALERTLENVRHIEGPVLLHVYTKKGKGYKPAESDPVTWHGVAPYKRESGEFIKKPSPPTWTSVFGKAIVELAEHDPDVVVITPAMKEGSGLVEFSRRFPERFFDVGIAEQHACTFAGGLAAGGLKPVACYYSTFLQRAYDQLIHDVALQNLHVVFAIDRGGLVGDDGPTHHGVFDLSYLRCIPNMVVSAPKDEQELRDLLYTALHHNGPFAIRYPRGPAYGVPTEGFRLIKVGSWEVLKEGTDGVILAVGYTVYQALKASEELLKEGLDLSVVNARFVKPMDEELLEELSARYEIFVTVEDNTVIGGFGSGVLEWLAKRGYSKKVLTLGIPDRFIEHGNQNLLRNLVGIDAEGIRERVLEFIKGRVII is encoded by the coding sequence ATGCTGGAAAAGTATGAACTCCTGAAGGAATACGGCGGTCCTCTGGACCTGAAAGGATATGACTATAGAGAGCTTGAACGTCTTGCGGAAGAGGTAAGGGATTATCTGATAGAAGTGACCGCCAGGAACGGTGGACATGTGGCGCCGGGATTGGGTGCCGTAGAGCTGACCATTGCTCTTCTGAGAGTCTTTGAAGCTCCAAAGGACACCATAGTCTGGGACATAGGTCATCAGGCTTACCCATGGAAGATACTTACCGACAGAAAGGAGCTTTTCCCAACCCTCAGACAGTATGGTGGCATATCAGGCTTTCTCAGAAGAGAGGAGAGCCCCTTTGACGCCTTCGGTGCAGGCCACAGTTCAACTTCCATCTCCGCAGCCCTTGGTTTCAGAAAAGCCTTTGACCTCCTTGGAGAAGGAGACCGCTATGTAGTAGCAGTAATCGGCGACGGTGCCATGACCGCAGGCATGGCTTTTGAGGCACTCAACAATGCAGGGCATTTAAGACCCAACAGGTTCATCGTAATACTCAACGACAACGAGATGTCCATATCACCCAACGTGGGAGCCATATCCACATACCTGAGCAAGATACTCAGCGGGCACTTCGTTCAGGAGACCAGGCAGAAGGTAAAGCATCTGCTGGAGCATCTGGGAAGCCCTGCCCTGAGAGTGATGAAGCTTACAGAGGAGTTTCTCAAGGGGCTTCTCTCCCCAGGAGTTATATTTGAAGAGCTTGGCTTTAACTACATAGGTCCCGTTAACGGGCACGACCTCCCCGCCCTTGAAAGAACCCTTGAGAACGTAAGGCACATAGAGGGTCCTGTCCTCTTACACGTATACACAAAAAAGGGCAAGGGCTACAAGCCTGCGGAGAGCGACCCAGTCACTTGGCATGGCGTGGCACCCTACAAAAGGGAGTCTGGAGAGTTTATAAAAAAGCCATCACCGCCAACCTGGACTTCCGTCTTTGGAAAGGCTATAGTAGAGCTGGCAGAGCACGACCCAGATGTGGTGGTTATAACCCCTGCCATGAAGGAGGGCTCTGGCCTTGTGGAGTTCAGCAGGAGGTTTCCTGAGAGGTTTTTTGATGTGGGCATTGCGGAGCAGCATGCCTGCACCTTCGCTGGTGGGCTTGCAGCGGGCGGTCTAAAGCCCGTAGCCTGTTATTACTCTACTTTTCTCCAGAGGGCTTACGACCAGCTCATACACGACGTGGCGCTTCAGAACCTGCATGTGGTTTTTGCCATAGACAGGGGTGGTCTTGTGGGAGATGATGGTCCCACGCACCACGGAGTCTTTGACCTCTCATATCTGAGGTGCATACCCAACATGGTGGTCTCTGCACCAAAGGATGAACAGGAGCTCAGAGACCTTCTCTACACAGCCCTTCACCACAACGGACCCTTCGCCATAAGATATCCGAGGGGACCTGCCTACGGCGTGCCCACAGAGGGCTTCAGGCTCATAAAGGTAGGAAGCTGGGAAGTGCTCAAAGAAGGCACAGATGGTGTAATCCTTGCAGTGGGCTACACGGTCTATCAGGCTCTAAAGGCTTCTGAAGAGCTTCTGAAGGAAGGTCTTGACCTTTCTGTAGTGAATGCGAGGTTTGTAAAGCCGATGGATGAGGAACTTCTTGAGGAGCTTTCTGCAAGGTATGAGATCTTTGTGACAGTGGAGGACAATACGGTTATAGGTGGCTTTGGTTCTGGGGTATTAGAATGGCTGGCAAAAAGAGGCTATAGCAAGAAGGTCCTCACGCTCGGAATCCCGGACAGGTTCATAGAACATGGAAACCAGAACCTGCTGAGAAACCTGGTGGGTATAGATGCTGAGGGCATAAGGGAAAGGGTGCTTGAATTTATAAAAGGCAGAGTAATCATCTGA
- the rgy gene encoding reverse gyrase, protein MIKSLFKKLCPNCGGDISSERLELGLPCERCMPGSGDYCKSLVREGELTRLCNVEEELRSWEEHFEGYLKLKPWSLQLSWAKRVFLGNSFGLLAPTGVGKTSFGLSMASYLAKKGKRSYIILPTRVLVEQAVQKLINFGLEEENILYFSEESQKQKDLKKARLQEGDFKVLVSTSMFLYRNQEIIPKGFHFVFVDDVDSFLKTAKNIDKLLLLLGFSEEDIDLAMRLIRLKERRNKEEEDWESIRELSQRVREASEKRRGVLVVSSATSNPRSSRIKLFRELLGFEVGTPTFYLRNVVDLYEDINSTPLEDWIRLLGKGGLLFVPSDRKKEFVEEVVSYLQERGIRAVSYEKVDDGVLREYEEGKVDLLVGIASYRNPLARGIDLPHVIRYALFYGVPKIVISLKFEQNLSHILWALMSIRSLLAKKIPHKLREVDRWLESLRRYQYLSEDFLRDKPELLKKIDRLREEVGSFLASEELLELMQASEEITLRKTEEGYQMVVSDATGYLQASGRTSRMFAGGISRGISLVLVDDPRAFRHLIKKVKWFNEDIEFRVFRKEEIGGIREEVDRDREKIKRFLAGEEMPESKELLKPVLVVVESPNKARTIAGFFGKAVRRRVGEHELLETSTEDRYVMITASLGHVLDLNKEEGFHGVYMNGKPTPVYEVIEGKEKIVQSLRRMAIEAQEVLIATDPDTEGEKIGWDVGEILRAYNPNIKRMEFHEVTKKAIMKALRESRDFNLNLVKAQVLRRVADRWVGFEFSKLLQSAFGKQWLSAGRVQTPVLGWIIEREKEYRQKVYRVVVTIDERGKLRVEWSFEKKEAAEEFYSRLSQIRVELKEQREELRNPPPPFSTDTMLKSASDAYRWSLPKTMSLAQTLFELGYITYHRTDSTRVSDYGIGIARQYIGEEFGEAYFHPRAWGEGGAHECIRPTRSIDPEELRTLFLSGQTEGLTREHLQLYELIFRRFMASQMKPVKLRVYRLGIQTSGGELELEVPAEVLEDGWNRLVTIDLYSPLIGVLDVSRKKQLLSQPKAYLYTHGELVQEMKKRGIGRPSTYASIVEKLLERGYVIENKGFLIPTKLGKEVYGYLQSREEVHEFLREEFTSRLEELMDRVEEGKEDYVDILNNLYRSIIEVDKKLEVV, encoded by the coding sequence ATGATAAAAAGCCTCTTTAAGAAGCTCTGCCCCAACTGCGGTGGAGACATAAGCTCAGAAAGACTTGAGCTCGGACTTCCCTGCGAGAGGTGCATGCCAGGAAGTGGAGACTACTGTAAGAGCCTTGTGAGAGAGGGGGAGCTTACAAGGCTGTGTAACGTGGAGGAGGAGCTAAGGTCTTGGGAGGAACACTTTGAAGGCTATCTGAAGTTAAAGCCCTGGAGCCTTCAGCTCAGCTGGGCAAAAAGGGTCTTTCTTGGAAACTCCTTTGGACTTCTCGCACCCACAGGAGTGGGCAAAACCTCCTTTGGTCTTTCCATGGCAAGTTATCTGGCGAAGAAGGGTAAAAGGTCTTACATAATACTTCCCACTCGCGTTCTTGTGGAGCAGGCGGTTCAGAAACTTATCAATTTTGGTCTTGAGGAAGAAAACATACTCTACTTTTCAGAGGAAAGCCAGAAGCAAAAGGACCTCAAAAAGGCAAGACTTCAGGAAGGAGACTTTAAGGTGCTTGTGAGCACCTCCATGTTTCTGTATAGAAATCAGGAAATAATACCCAAGGGCTTTCACTTTGTGTTTGTTGACGATGTGGACTCCTTTCTGAAAACTGCAAAAAACATAGACAAGCTTCTACTTCTTCTGGGTTTTTCAGAAGAAGACATAGACCTTGCCATGAGGCTCATAAGGTTAAAGGAAAGAAGGAACAAGGAAGAGGAGGACTGGGAAAGTATAAGGGAGCTCTCTCAGAGGGTCAGAGAAGCTTCTGAAAAAAGGAGGGGGGTTCTCGTGGTCTCCTCTGCCACCTCAAACCCTCGCTCAAGCAGGATAAAGCTCTTCAGGGAACTTCTTGGCTTTGAGGTGGGAACTCCCACCTTCTATCTCAGAAATGTGGTTGACCTGTATGAGGATATAAACTCAACACCCTTAGAAGACTGGATAAGACTTCTGGGAAAGGGTGGACTGCTTTTTGTTCCCTCAGACAGGAAAAAGGAGTTTGTGGAGGAGGTTGTTTCCTACCTTCAGGAGAGGGGCATAAGGGCGGTGTCCTATGAAAAGGTAGACGACGGTGTGCTCAGGGAATACGAAGAAGGTAAGGTTGACCTCCTTGTGGGCATAGCCTCTTACAGAAACCCACTTGCCAGAGGTATAGACCTTCCTCATGTGATAAGGTATGCCCTTTTTTACGGTGTTCCCAAGATAGTTATATCTCTGAAGTTTGAGCAAAACCTTTCCCACATTCTGTGGGCTCTAATGTCTATCAGAAGCCTCCTTGCTAAAAAAATACCCCATAAGCTCAGAGAAGTGGACCGCTGGCTTGAAAGCCTGAGAAGATATCAGTATCTCAGCGAAGATTTCCTCAGGGACAAGCCTGAGCTCCTAAAGAAGATAGACAGGCTGAGGGAAGAGGTAGGCAGTTTCCTCGCCTCAGAGGAGCTTCTTGAGCTCATGCAGGCCTCGGAGGAGATAACCTTAAGGAAGACAGAAGAGGGCTATCAGATGGTGGTCTCCGATGCCACGGGCTACCTTCAGGCGAGCGGAAGGACTTCTCGCATGTTTGCAGGGGGTATAAGCAGGGGCATAAGCTTGGTTCTTGTTGATGACCCAAGAGCCTTCAGACATCTGATAAAAAAGGTAAAGTGGTTCAACGAAGATATAGAGTTCAGGGTCTTCAGGAAGGAGGAGATTGGGGGGATTCGGGAGGAAGTGGACAGAGATAGGGAAAAAATAAAGAGGTTTCTTGCCGGTGAGGAAATGCCAGAGAGCAAAGAGCTTCTAAAGCCCGTGCTTGTAGTGGTGGAGTCTCCCAACAAGGCGAGGACAATAGCGGGTTTCTTTGGCAAGGCGGTCAGAAGAAGAGTGGGAGAGCACGAGCTTCTGGAAACCTCCACAGAGGACAGATATGTGATGATAACTGCAAGCCTGGGACATGTGCTTGACCTCAACAAGGAAGAAGGTTTTCATGGAGTTTACATGAACGGAAAGCCCACGCCGGTTTATGAGGTAATTGAGGGAAAGGAAAAGATAGTCCAGAGCCTGAGGCGAATGGCCATAGAAGCTCAGGAGGTTCTGATAGCCACAGACCCCGATACAGAGGGCGAGAAGATAGGCTGGGATGTGGGGGAAATATTGAGAGCATATAACCCCAACATAAAAAGGATGGAGTTCCACGAGGTTACAAAGAAGGCCATAATGAAAGCCCTCAGGGAGAGCAGAGATTTTAACCTCAATCTTGTGAAGGCACAGGTTCTCAGGAGGGTGGCGGACAGATGGGTGGGCTTTGAGTTTTCAAAGCTCCTTCAGAGTGCCTTTGGAAAGCAGTGGCTCTCTGCTGGAAGAGTTCAGACGCCTGTCCTCGGCTGGATAATAGAGAGGGAGAAAGAATACAGACAGAAGGTATACAGGGTTGTGGTCACCATTGATGAAAGGGGCAAGCTCAGGGTAGAATGGAGCTTTGAGAAAAAGGAGGCTGCGGAGGAGTTTTACTCCAGACTTTCACAAATAAGAGTTGAATTAAAGGAGCAGAGAGAAGAGCTCAGAAACCCTCCACCCCCCTTCAGCACAGACACCATGCTCAAGTCTGCCAGCGACGCATACAGATGGTCCCTTCCAAAGACCATGAGCCTGGCCCAGACGCTTTTTGAGCTTGGATACATCACCTACCACAGGACTGACTCCACAAGGGTATCTGACTACGGCATAGGTATAGCAAGGCAGTATATAGGGGAAGAGTTTGGAGAAGCTTATTTCCATCCAAGGGCATGGGGCGAGGGTGGAGCCCACGAGTGCATAAGACCAACGAGGAGCATAGACCCGGAGGAGCTCAGAACCCTGTTTCTGAGCGGTCAGACGGAAGGGCTGACCAGAGAACACCTTCAGCTTTACGAGCTTATCTTCAGACGGTTCATGGCAAGCCAGATGAAGCCCGTAAAACTCAGGGTATACAGGCTCGGTATTCAGACTTCTGGTGGAGAGTTAGAGCTTGAAGTGCCAGCTGAGGTGCTTGAGGATGGATGGAACAGACTGGTCACAATTGACCTTTACAGCCCTCTGATTGGGGTTTTAGATGTCTCTCGGAAGAAACAACTTCTTTCACAACCAAAGGCATACCTTTATACCCACGGAGAGCTCGTGCAGGAAATGAAAAAAAGAGGTATAGGAAGACCCTCCACCTACGCCAGCATAGTGGAAAAGCTATTAGAAAGAGGCTATGTAATAGAGAACAAGGGATTTCTAATTCCCACCAAACTGGGAAAGGAGGTATATGGCTATCTGCAGAGCAGGGAGGAGGTCCATGAGTTTCTGAGAGAGGAATTCACAAGCAGGCTTGAAGAGCTCATGGACAGGGTGGAGGAAGGTAAGGAGGATTATGTGGATATACTCAACAACCTCTACAGGAGTATAATAGAAGTGGATAAAAAGCTGGAGGTGGTCTGA